One genomic region from Cellulomonas hominis encodes:
- the rsmG gene encoding 16S rRNA (guanine(527)-N(7))-methyltransferase RsmG yields MRSESASVPEDEARALTADPLDGDPRLPAHFGPAWAAVDGFHGLLRDQGVLRGLVGPREVGRLWERHLVNSAAVVPFLPETGRIIDVGSGAGLPGVVIAAMRPDAEVVLLEPMERRTDWLTEVVGELSLGNVRVVRGRAEDQAGSLVGDAVTARAVAALDKLYGWTLPLLRVGGRLVALKGGRARAEAEQGADAGRRLGGGPAEILVAPTLDGLEPTSVVVVEKVAAGDQRPARVSRGTESGSRATRRSTKGHRR; encoded by the coding sequence GTGCGGTCAGAGTCTGCGTCCGTCCCCGAGGACGAGGCGCGCGCCCTGACGGCCGATCCGCTCGACGGCGATCCGCGCCTGCCGGCGCACTTCGGCCCGGCCTGGGCGGCGGTCGACGGCTTCCACGGGCTGCTCCGCGACCAGGGCGTCCTGCGCGGCCTCGTCGGACCGCGCGAGGTCGGCCGTCTCTGGGAGCGGCACCTGGTGAACTCCGCCGCGGTGGTGCCCTTCCTGCCGGAGACCGGCCGGATCATCGACGTCGGCAGCGGCGCAGGTCTGCCGGGTGTCGTGATCGCGGCGATGCGCCCGGACGCCGAGGTGGTGCTCCTCGAGCCGATGGAGCGCCGCACCGACTGGCTGACGGAAGTGGTCGGGGAGCTCAGCCTCGGGAACGTCCGCGTCGTGCGCGGACGGGCCGAGGACCAGGCCGGCTCGCTCGTGGGCGACGCGGTGACAGCCCGCGCGGTGGCGGCGCTGGACAAGCTCTATGGCTGGACGTTGCCGCTGCTCAGGGTGGGTGGGCGCCTCGTCGCCCTCAAGGGCGGACGCGCGCGGGCGGAGGCCGAGCAGGGTGCGGACGCGGGTCGCCGGCTCGGCGGGGGTCCGGCGGAGATCCTCGTGGCTCCGACCCTCGATGGTCTGGAACCGACGAGCGTCGTGGTGGTGGAGAAGGTGGCAGCGGGCGACCAGCGGCCCGCGCGTGTTTCACGTGGAACCGAGAGCGGGTCGCGCGCGACGCGGCGCTCGACGAAGGGACATCGCCGGTGA
- a CDS encoding AAA family ATPase — protein sequence MTTEPSRWGTDELEERRRAALVESLPPADEDTPLMAELRQDARRRIELRGRVFPRPDRTRVITVANQKGGVGKTTTTVNLAAALAQSGLHVLVIDNDPQGNASTALGIDHHAGVTSVYDVLVNGAPMSTAVHASPDIPNLWCVPATIDLSGAEIELVSMVARETRLRNALAAYLEQRGQQGLPRIDYVLVDCPPSLGLLTVNAFVVADEVLIPIQCEYYALEGLSQLLKSIELIQAHLNPGLHVSTILLTMYDGRTNLAQQVAQEVRQHFPQQTLRTTVPRSVRVSEAPSYGQTVLTYDPGSSGALAYLEAARELAERGTTAATQKEDV from the coding sequence GTGACGACCGAACCGAGCCGATGGGGTACGGACGAGCTCGAGGAGCGGCGCCGCGCCGCCCTGGTGGAGAGCCTGCCGCCTGCCGACGAGGACACGCCCCTCATGGCCGAGCTCCGTCAGGACGCGCGGCGGCGCATCGAGCTGCGGGGGAGGGTCTTCCCGCGACCGGACCGCACCCGGGTGATCACCGTCGCGAACCAGAAGGGCGGGGTCGGCAAGACGACGACCACGGTCAACCTGGCGGCGGCCCTCGCGCAGTCGGGCCTGCACGTCCTCGTGATCGACAACGACCCGCAGGGCAACGCCTCGACGGCGCTCGGGATCGACCACCACGCCGGCGTGACCTCGGTCTACGACGTGCTCGTCAACGGGGCCCCGATGAGCACGGCGGTGCACGCGAGCCCCGACATCCCGAACCTGTGGTGCGTGCCGGCGACCATCGACCTCTCGGGTGCCGAGATCGAGCTCGTCTCGATGGTCGCCCGCGAGACCCGGCTGCGGAACGCCCTGGCCGCGTACCTGGAGCAGCGGGGGCAGCAGGGTCTGCCGCGCATCGACTACGTGCTGGTCGACTGCCCGCCGTCCCTCGGCCTGCTCACCGTGAACGCGTTCGTCGTCGCGGACGAGGTGCTGATCCCCATCCAGTGCGAGTACTACGCGCTGGAGGGTCTGAGCCAGCTGCTCAAGTCGATCGAGCTGATCCAGGCGCACCTCAACCCCGGGCTGCACGTGTCGACCATCCTGCTGACGATGTACGACGGCCGGACGAACCTCGCGCAGCAGGTCGCGCAGGAGGTCCGCCAGCACTTCCCGCAGCAGACGCTCCGGACGACGGTCCCGCGGTCGGTGCGGGTCTCCGAGGCGCCGTCCTACGGGCAGACGGTCCTGACGTACGATCCGGGCTCGAGCGGGGCCCTGGCCTACCTGGAGGCCGCCCGCGAGCTCGCCGAGCGGGGCACCACCGCGGCGACGCAGAAGGAGGACGTGTGA
- a CDS encoding ParB/RepB/Spo0J family partition protein: MSEKRRGLGRGLGALIPTGLETRNAEGSRPVDVFFPDRSGERSAAEDAPASNGHVGSNGTTSASDEALTSGNAGSGADGGAPTPEADGAPASHDHAAAPARARADAPDDGGLLPVPGAAFAELPVTAIRPNPRQPRSVFDEDALDELVGSIREIGVLQPVVVRPVDDGYELIMGERRWRATQAAGLDTIPAIVRQTEDADLLRDALLENLHRSQLNPLEEAAAYQQLLDDFGCTHDELATRIHRSRPQISNTLRLLRLPPLVQRRVAAGVLSAGHARALLGLSDGAAIERLAQRIVAEGLSVRAVEEIVALGGEGGGRRQQRRPRAGVRNEALDELATRLSDRFETRVKVDLGKQRGKLTVEFASVQDLNRILASLAPDDPGLLRG; this comes from the coding sequence GTGAGCGAGAAGCGGCGAGGTCTCGGGCGTGGCCTGGGAGCCCTCATCCCGACGGGTCTGGAGACCCGCAACGCCGAGGGCAGCCGCCCCGTCGACGTGTTCTTCCCTGACCGCTCGGGCGAGCGCTCGGCAGCGGAGGATGCGCCTGCGTCGAACGGCCACGTCGGCTCGAACGGCACCACATCCGCCTCGGACGAGGCGCTGACCAGCGGAAACGCCGGATCGGGTGCCGACGGGGGCGCTCCGACCCCCGAGGCCGACGGCGCACCCGCCTCGCACGACCACGCGGCAGCCCCGGCACGCGCACGCGCCGACGCACCGGACGACGGCGGGCTCCTGCCGGTCCCGGGCGCGGCCTTCGCCGAGCTGCCCGTGACCGCCATCCGGCCGAACCCGCGCCAGCCGCGATCGGTGTTCGACGAGGACGCCCTCGACGAGCTCGTCGGCTCGATCCGCGAGATCGGCGTCCTGCAGCCGGTGGTCGTCCGCCCGGTCGACGACGGCTACGAGCTCATCATGGGGGAGCGGCGATGGCGCGCGACCCAGGCCGCGGGTCTGGACACGATCCCGGCGATCGTCCGGCAGACCGAGGACGCCGACCTGCTCCGGGACGCGCTCCTCGAGAACCTGCACCGCTCGCAGCTCAACCCCCTGGAGGAGGCCGCGGCGTACCAGCAGCTGCTGGACGACTTCGGCTGCACGCACGACGAGCTCGCGACCCGGATCCACCGCTCGCGGCCGCAGATCTCGAACACCCTCCGCCTGCTCCGCCTGCCCCCGCTGGTGCAGCGCCGCGTGGCGGCGGGCGTCCTCTCGGCAGGGCACGCACGCGCGCTGCTCGGCCTGAGCGACGGCGCGGCGATCGAGCGGCTCGCGCAGCGCATCGTGGCCGAGGGGCTGTCCGTCCGCGCGGTCGAGGAGATCGTGGCGCTCGGCGGCGAGGGCGGCGGCCGCCGTCAGCAGCGCCGGCCGCGGGCGGGCGTCCGGAACGAGGCGCTGGACGAGCTCGCGACCCGGCTGTCCGACCGGTTCGAGACCCGCGTCAAGGTGGACCTCGGGAAGCAGCGGGGCAAGCTGACGGTCGAGTTCGCGTCGGTGCAGGACCTCAACCGCATCCTCGCGAGCCTCGCGCCGGACGACCCGGGCCTCCTCCGCGGCTGA
- a CDS encoding D-alanine--D-alanine ligase family protein: MLSAPATPRVVVLAGGLSHERDVSLRSGRRVAEALRSAGVEVWVHDVDADLVPALTESRPDLVWPLLHGAGGEDGSVRDVLELLDVRCLGTGPRASRVAWSKPIAKTTVTRAGLATPQFVTLPQSLFRELGAGRVMDAVVTKLGLPLVVKPSRGGSALGVTLVRTVEDLPRAMVNCFAYGDTALIERAVEGTEVAVGVVELDGEPVALPAVEVVTDGPYDYDARYNPGRTEYFAPARLSEEHARRAAEVAVAAHQVLGLKHLSRTDLIIDGDGQPWFLEVNVAPGMTETSLFPQAAEAGGHHLPTLYRRLVETGLRAP, encoded by the coding sequence GTGCTCTCCGCCCCCGCCACCCCGCGCGTCGTCGTCCTCGCCGGCGGCCTGTCCCACGAGCGCGACGTGTCGCTCCGCTCCGGCCGCCGGGTCGCCGAGGCCCTGCGCTCCGCCGGCGTCGAGGTCTGGGTGCACGACGTGGACGCCGACCTGGTCCCGGCCCTCACGGAGTCCCGCCCGGACCTGGTGTGGCCGCTGCTGCACGGGGCGGGCGGCGAGGACGGGTCCGTGCGGGACGTGCTCGAGCTGCTGGACGTGCGGTGCCTCGGCACCGGCCCGCGCGCGAGCCGGGTGGCCTGGAGCAAGCCGATCGCGAAGACCACGGTCACGCGCGCCGGGCTGGCCACCCCGCAGTTCGTGACGCTGCCGCAGAGCCTGTTCCGGGAGCTCGGGGCCGGCCGGGTGATGGACGCGGTCGTGACCAAGCTCGGTCTGCCCCTCGTCGTGAAGCCCTCCCGGGGCGGGTCCGCGCTCGGCGTGACGCTGGTCCGCACCGTCGAGGACCTGCCGCGCGCGATGGTCAACTGCTTCGCGTACGGCGACACGGCGCTGATCGAGCGGGCCGTCGAGGGCACCGAGGTGGCCGTCGGCGTGGTCGAGCTCGACGGCGAGCCCGTCGCCCTGCCCGCGGTCGAGGTGGTCACCGACGGCCCCTACGACTACGACGCGCGGTACAACCCCGGGCGGACCGAGTACTTCGCGCCCGCGCGGCTGTCCGAGGAGCACGCCCGGCGGGCCGCCGAGGTCGCCGTCGCCGCGCACCAGGTGCTCGGCCTGAAGCACCTGTCGCGGACCGACCTCATCATCGACGGCGACGGGCAGCCGTGGTTCCTCGAGGTGAACGTCGCCCCGGGGATGACGGAGACGTCGCTGTTCCCGCAGGCCGCGGAGGCCGGCGGGCACCACCTGCCGACGCTGTACCGCCGGCTCGTGGAGACGGGTCTGCGGGCGCCCTGA
- a CDS encoding PLP-dependent aminotransferase family protein yields MTTEPRPGEPLSGPLPTPAAGTRLDRWLGSYAERTHGMRASEIRALFAVANRPEVVSLAGGMPCLDVLPLDVIGELAQRVVATRGTTALQYGSGQGDEGLREQILEVMRLEGIDAHPDDVVVTTGSQQALDLVTRLFIDPGDVVVAEAPSYVGALGVFRAYEADVVHVPLDADGLIPEALEQTLADLARQGRRVKFLYTIPNFHNPAGVTLSLERRPRILEIADRYGVLVIEDNPYGLLGFEGEPLPAMRSTHDDGVIYLGSFSKTFAPGYRVGWAVAPHAVREKLVLASESAILCPSNASQLAISGYLATCDWKGQVKAFRELYRERRDAMVGALAEHLPDATWTVPDGGFYSWVRLPDGLDAKAMLPRAVTARVAYVPGTAFYADGQGADHMRLSFCFPTPERIREGVRRLAGVVAGESELVSLFGTGGPRPGDDVQSPGPDLA; encoded by the coding sequence ATGACCACCGAACCGCGTCCCGGCGAACCGCTGTCGGGCCCCCTCCCGACTCCGGCCGCCGGCACGCGGCTCGACCGCTGGCTCGGCTCCTACGCCGAGCGCACCCACGGCATGCGCGCCTCCGAGATCCGCGCGCTGTTCGCCGTGGCCAACCGCCCCGAGGTCGTCTCGCTCGCCGGCGGGATGCCGTGCCTCGACGTGCTGCCCCTCGACGTCATCGGCGAGCTGGCGCAGCGCGTCGTCGCCACCCGCGGCACCACGGCGCTGCAGTACGGCTCCGGCCAGGGCGACGAGGGCCTCCGCGAGCAGATCCTCGAGGTCATGCGGCTCGAGGGGATCGACGCGCACCCGGACGACGTCGTCGTGACGACCGGCTCGCAGCAGGCGCTCGACCTCGTCACGCGGCTGTTCATCGACCCGGGCGACGTGGTCGTCGCCGAGGCCCCGTCCTACGTCGGCGCCCTGGGCGTGTTCCGCGCCTACGAGGCGGACGTCGTGCACGTGCCGCTCGACGCCGACGGGCTCATCCCCGAGGCGCTGGAGCAGACGCTCGCCGACCTCGCCCGGCAGGGCCGGCGCGTGAAGTTCCTCTACACGATCCCGAACTTCCACAACCCCGCCGGCGTGACCCTGTCCCTGGAGCGCCGCCCGCGGATCCTCGAGATCGCGGACCGGTACGGCGTCCTCGTCATCGAGGACAACCCGTACGGCCTGCTCGGGTTCGAGGGCGAGCCGCTGCCCGCCATGCGCTCCACGCACGACGACGGCGTCATCTACCTGGGCTCGTTCTCCAAGACGTTCGCCCCGGGGTACCGGGTGGGCTGGGCGGTCGCCCCGCACGCGGTCCGCGAGAAGCTCGTGCTGGCCTCGGAGTCGGCGATCCTCTGCCCGTCCAACGCCTCGCAGCTGGCGATCAGCGGCTACCTCGCGACGTGCGACTGGAAGGGTCAGGTCAAGGCCTTCCGCGAGCTCTACCGCGAGCGCCGGGACGCCATGGTCGGCGCGCTCGCCGAGCACCTGCCCGACGCGACCTGGACCGTCCCCGACGGCGGCTTCTACAGCTGGGTGCGGCTGCCCGACGGGCTCGACGCGAAGGCCATGCTGCCGCGCGCCGTCACCGCCCGTGTCGCCTACGTCCCCGGGACCGCCTTCTACGCCGACGGGCAGGGCGCCGACCACATGAGGCTGTCGTTCTGCTTCCCGACCCCGGAGCGCATCCGCGAGGGCGTCCGGCGTCTGGCCGGCGTCGTCGCGGGCGAGAGCGAGCTCGTGTCGCTGTTCGGCACCGGCGGGCCGCGGCCGGGGGACGACGTGCAGTCGCCCGGGCCCGACCTGGCCTGA
- the trxA gene encoding thioredoxin yields MAAPLAVTAETFEQEVLRSELPVVVDFWAEWCVPCRMIAPVLEELADAYDGRLRFVAVDTDANPELSRRYGILSIPTLYVFHGGELVRTLVGAREKLAYTAELDATLTEIAAA; encoded by the coding sequence GTGGCGGCCCCGCTCGCGGTGACCGCGGAGACCTTCGAGCAGGAGGTGCTGCGGTCCGAGCTGCCCGTCGTGGTGGACTTCTGGGCGGAGTGGTGCGTCCCCTGCCGGATGATCGCGCCGGTGCTCGAGGAGCTCGCGGACGCGTACGACGGCCGGCTCCGGTTCGTGGCGGTGGACACCGACGCGAACCCGGAGCTGAGCCGGCGGTACGGCATCCTGTCGATCCCGACGCTGTACGTCTTCCACGGCGGCGAGCTCGTCCGGACGCTGGTCGGGGCGCGGGAGAAGCTGGCGTACACCGCGGAGCTGGACGCCACCCTGACGGAGATCGCCGCCGCCTGA
- the trxB gene encoding thioredoxin-disulfide reductase — protein MTETPVRDIVIVGSGPAGYTAAIYAARAGLAPYVVAGSVTAGGALMNTTDVENFPGFPDGILGPDLMDNLQKQAERFGAEVLWDDVTEVELSGPVKTVVTGGGETIRARAVILATGSAYRELGLADEKRLSGRGVSWCATCDGFFFRDQDIIVVGGGDSAVEEATFLTRFGKSVTIVHRRDELRASKIMADRAKADPKISFAWNSEVVAIHGEDKVTGVTLRDTVTGETREHGATGVFVAIGHVPRTDLVAGQVDLDDNGYIVVEGRSTRTNLPGVFACGDAVDHTYRQAITAAGSGCSAALDAQHYLAALADVDPASPDLIPDAVERADVDAAGAVAAQGSDTAAAAAAAGH, from the coding sequence GTGACCGAGACCCCCGTCCGCGACATCGTCATCGTCGGCTCCGGCCCCGCGGGGTACACCGCCGCGATCTACGCGGCGCGCGCGGGCCTGGCCCCCTACGTGGTCGCCGGCTCCGTGACCGCCGGCGGCGCGCTCATGAACACCACCGACGTCGAGAACTTCCCGGGCTTCCCCGACGGGATCCTCGGCCCGGACCTCATGGACAACCTGCAGAAGCAGGCCGAGCGCTTCGGCGCCGAGGTGCTGTGGGACGACGTCACCGAGGTGGAGCTCTCCGGCCCGGTCAAGACGGTCGTCACGGGCGGCGGCGAGACGATCCGGGCACGCGCGGTCATCCTCGCGACCGGGTCGGCGTACCGCGAGCTCGGCCTGGCGGACGAGAAGCGGCTCTCCGGCCGGGGTGTGTCCTGGTGCGCGACCTGCGACGGGTTCTTCTTCCGCGACCAGGACATCATCGTGGTCGGCGGCGGCGACTCCGCGGTCGAGGAGGCCACCTTCCTCACGCGGTTCGGCAAGTCCGTGACGATCGTGCACCGCCGCGACGAGCTGCGGGCCTCGAAGATCATGGCCGACCGCGCGAAGGCCGACCCGAAGATCTCGTTCGCCTGGAACTCCGAGGTCGTGGCGATCCACGGCGAGGACAAGGTCACCGGCGTGACGCTACGCGACACCGTGACCGGCGAGACCCGCGAGCACGGCGCGACCGGCGTCTTCGTGGCGATCGGCCACGTCCCGCGCACCGACCTCGTGGCCGGTCAGGTCGACCTGGACGACAACGGCTACATCGTCGTCGAGGGCCGGTCCACCCGGACGAACCTGCCCGGCGTGTTCGCGTGCGGCGACGCCGTGGACCACACCTACCGGCAGGCGATCACGGCGGCCGGCTCCGGCTGCTCCGCGGCCCTGGACGCCCAGCACTACCTGGCGGCTCTCGCGGACGTCGACCCGGCCTCCCCGGACCTCATCCCCGACGCCGTCGAGCGCGCCGACGTCGACGCCGCGGGGGCGGTCGCCGCGCAGGGCTCGGACACGGCCGCCGCCGCTGCTGCTGCCGGGCACTGA
- a CDS encoding protein kinase family protein: MPQARPGDPGRPGAPAGRPGSTVAGRYRLDAPLATTLPGSERWSATDQILARRVTVTLVQGPRTAAVLDAARRAALVVDPRLARILDVGSADGTGYVVTEAVEGRSLAALAARAPLGPDQARAVVGEAAAALEAARRRGVHHLALRPESVVLTSASRVVVEGLAVDGELLGAGGGGAHAKSRADTVGLVRVLYAALTGRWPAASSAPAPAVPTFDEWSAGPALAPAGDAADVDPGLPAAPTHDEVPLPPADLVPGVPADLDTLCVVTLGPHDDGPHSPGELVRELEPWRAVRSDEIFRAADAGRWPALPDQAGSRDPGGSTTPAPPTGSSPMSDDQHGSTPTDEGTPKPGAGAAPAGAAAGAGAAAGAAGSGAAGSGAAAGATAAGTSAAAQGAAAGAAGAAAGSVARQSVRSALGAVRGAGSRRPGTPPPAAAGPGAFPPAAPTAPVRSTTRPTPVAPPAAAATPTPDAAADEAATSAEAAAGASTPATGTTEAPPAIPPARSGSAAEPATATAPGMPPAIPPAGRAESAPTTPTPAAQDAEAQDPEAQDPKTRDAKAPDAPADVAPAAGSSSADADAEGRQPAKAADQAVAGITSVGAASAGAAATGAPADGTAGAAPAAPASPVRRSASAFSSGAPRPAGAESAPAPAPAWPTPAPGSRPAPAARADDAAPTAALFGTPEAPATSGGSSDPGRPAWDLPFPAEEPAPSFGQRRFDPTRWVIGLVAVAVVVGLVIAIGNVLAPFGSGGDDSAGTTPAPSASAPAPDQSAPAAAEGEQEPAPQTAPPVIAAVSSIDPSDGDGEHEELVGRLTDGDPATSWYTQTYNRPDFAGFKDAVGLVITLQAPATVTSVTLDVNGSGGNVEVRSTDAANPTAGDVLASGPLSAQTVLTLSQPTETQSIVLWFTALAQTPDGANKIEISSLAVS; the protein is encoded by the coding sequence GTGCCGCAGGCCCGACCCGGCGACCCCGGACGCCCCGGCGCCCCCGCGGGCCGTCCCGGCAGCACCGTCGCCGGCCGGTACCGGCTCGACGCGCCGCTGGCGACCACGCTGCCCGGCTCCGAGCGGTGGTCCGCCACCGACCAGATCCTCGCCCGCCGCGTCACCGTGACCCTGGTGCAGGGCCCGCGCACCGCCGCCGTCCTCGACGCCGCCCGGCGAGCCGCCCTGGTCGTGGACCCGCGGCTCGCCCGCATCCTCGACGTCGGGTCCGCGGACGGCACCGGCTACGTCGTCACCGAGGCGGTCGAGGGCCGCAGCCTCGCCGCCCTGGCCGCGCGCGCGCCGCTCGGGCCCGACCAGGCCCGCGCCGTCGTCGGCGAGGCCGCCGCCGCGCTCGAGGCTGCTCGACGCCGCGGGGTGCACCACCTCGCGCTCCGCCCCGAGTCCGTCGTGCTCACGTCCGCGAGCCGCGTGGTCGTCGAGGGCCTCGCGGTCGACGGCGAGCTGCTCGGCGCGGGAGGGGGCGGCGCGCACGCCAAGAGCCGCGCGGACACCGTCGGGCTGGTGCGGGTCCTCTACGCCGCGCTGACCGGGCGGTGGCCCGCGGCGTCGAGCGCGCCGGCACCGGCCGTGCCGACCTTCGACGAGTGGTCCGCCGGCCCGGCTCTGGCTCCGGCCGGTGACGCCGCCGACGTGGACCCGGGACTGCCCGCGGCACCGACGCACGACGAGGTGCCACTGCCCCCCGCGGACCTGGTTCCCGGGGTCCCGGCCGACCTCGACACGCTCTGCGTCGTCACCCTCGGCCCGCACGACGACGGGCCGCACAGCCCCGGGGAGCTCGTGCGCGAGCTCGAGCCGTGGCGCGCCGTCCGGTCCGACGAGATCTTCCGCGCCGCGGACGCGGGCCGGTGGCCCGCGCTCCCCGACCAGGCCGGGTCCCGCGACCCGGGCGGCAGCACCACCCCAGCACCTCCGACGGGAAGCAGCCCGATGAGCGACGACCAGCACGGCAGCACGCCGACCGACGAGGGCACCCCGAAGCCCGGGGCCGGGGCCGCGCCCGCCGGAGCGGCCGCGGGCGCCGGAGCGGCCGCGGGCGCGGCGGGTTCCGGAGCGGCAGGTTCCGGCGCGGCGGCCGGCGCGACCGCCGCCGGGACGTCCGCGGCGGCGCAGGGTGCCGCCGCGGGTGCCGCGGGTGCCGCGGCCGGGTCGGTCGCGCGTCAGTCCGTCCGGTCCGCGCTCGGTGCCGTCCGCGGCGCGGGGAGCCGCCGGCCGGGTACGCCGCCCCCGGCCGCCGCCGGACCGGGAGCCTTCCCGCCCGCTGCGCCGACCGCGCCGGTGCGGAGCACCACCCGCCCGACGCCGGTCGCTCCCCCGGCCGCTGCCGCGACGCCGACGCCCGACGCAGCGGCCGACGAGGCTGCGACGAGCGCGGAGGCCGCCGCCGGCGCGTCCACGCCCGCGACCGGCACGACCGAGGCGCCGCCGGCCATCCCGCCCGCGCGCTCGGGGTCGGCGGCCGAGCCCGCCACCGCCACCGCGCCCGGCATGCCGCCGGCCATCCCGCCGGCCGGCCGCGCCGAGAGCGCGCCGACGACGCCGACCCCGGCCGCGCAGGACGCGGAGGCGCAGGACCCCGAGGCCCAGGACCCGAAGACGCGGGACGCGAAGGCACCGGACGCGCCCGCGGACGTGGCTCCGGCCGCCGGGTCCTCCTCCGCCGACGCCGACGCCGAGGGCCGGCAGCCCGCCAAGGCCGCCGACCAGGCCGTCGCCGGGATCACCTCGGTCGGCGCCGCCTCCGCCGGGGCGGCTGCCACGGGAGCCCCGGCCGACGGAACCGCCGGCGCGGCGCCCGCGGCACCGGCCTCGCCGGTCCGGCGCTCGGCGTCCGCGTTCAGCTCCGGGGCCCCGCGCCCCGCCGGTGCCGAGTCCGCCCCGGCACCGGCACCGGCCTGGCCGACGCCGGCACCCGGGTCCAGGCCCGCACCCGCGGCCCGGGCCGACGACGCCGCCCCCACCGCCGCGCTGTTCGGGACGCCGGAGGCCCCGGCCACCTCCGGCGGGAGCTCCGACCCCGGACGTCCCGCGTGGGACCTACCGTTCCCCGCGGAGGAGCCCGCGCCGTCGTTCGGCCAGCGCCGGTTCGACCCCACGCGCTGGGTCATCGGCCTGGTCGCCGTGGCGGTGGTCGTCGGGCTCGTCATCGCGATCGGCAACGTCCTCGCCCCGTTCGGCTCGGGCGGCGACGACTCCGCCGGCACCACCCCGGCGCCCTCCGCCTCGGCGCCGGCGCCCGACCAGTCCGCGCCGGCCGCCGCCGAGGGCGAGCAGGAGCCCGCGCCGCAGACGGCACCGCCCGTGATCGCCGCGGTGAGCTCCATCGACCCGTCCGACGGCGACGGCGAGCACGAGGAGCTGGTCGGCCGGCTGACCGACGGCGACCCGGCGACGTCCTGGTACACCCAAACGTACAACCGCCCGGACTTCGCGGGCTTCAAGGACGCGGTCGGCCTGGTCATCACGCTCCAGGCACCGGCCACGGTCACGTCGGTCACGCTCGACGTCAACGGCTCCGGCGGGAACGTCGAGGTGCGGTCGACGGACGCGGCGAACCCCACCGCCGGGGACGTCCTCGCCTCGGGTCCGCTGTCCGCGCAGACCGTGCTCACGCTGTCCCAGCCCACCGAGACGCAGAGCATCGTGCTGTGGTTCACCGCGCTCGCGCAGACGCCCGACGGCGCGAACAAGATCGAGATCTCCAGCCTCGCGGTCTCCTGA